The Carassius carassius chromosome 31, fCarCar2.1, whole genome shotgun sequence genome includes a region encoding these proteins:
- the LOC132111330 gene encoding antimicrobial peptide NK-lysin-like, which produces MLRRIVLITLLISSVCALHWEMHKEDSIGNEIEENSGEIETEQLPGKCWACKWVMKKLKKQISNGATSDDIKNKLGVVCDEIGFLKSMCRKLVNQYMDILVEELSTTDDAGTICVNIGVCKKQAWS; this is translated from the exons ATGCTGCGGAGAATCGTCCTGATCACCCTGCTGATATCCTCAG TTTGTGCCCTTCACTGGGAAATGCACAAAGAAGATTCCATTGGAAATGAAATTGAAGAAAACTCA GGTGAGATAGAAACAGAACAACTCCCTGGAAAGTGCTGGGCTTGCAAGTGGGTGATGAAGAAACTGAAAAAACAGATCTCCAATGGAGCAACTTCG GACGACATTAAAAATAAGCTGGGGGTGGTCTGTGATGAGATCGGCTTCCTAAAGTCAATGTGTAGGAAGTTAGTGAACCAGTACATGGACATTCTGGTTGAAGAACTTTCAACTACTGATGACGCCGGAACCATCTGTGTTAACATTGGTGTTTGCAAGAAACAGGCATGGAGTTAA